The following proteins come from a genomic window of Pseudomonas hygromyciniae:
- a CDS encoding type II toxin-antitoxin system HicA family toxin: protein MSKNEKLLAKLLNLQMAFTWPELITLLGWLGYRQIEGAGSRVKFDIGDPSAMITLHKPHPGNELKHYIRRQIIEQLESGGLLQ, encoded by the coding sequence GTGTCCAAAAATGAAAAGCTGCTCGCCAAACTGCTCAACCTGCAGATGGCATTTACCTGGCCTGAGCTCATCACGTTGCTGGGCTGGCTGGGTTATCGACAAATCGAAGGGGCTGGGAGCCGCGTCAAGTTCGACATCGGCGACCCGAGTGCAATGATCACCCTGCACAAGCCCCACCCTGGCAATGAGCTGAAACACTACATTCGGCGCCAGATCATTGAACAGTTGGAATCAGGAGGCTTGCTTCAATGA
- a CDS encoding MFS transporter, which produces MANPYAELFQAPGSRAFVSAGMLARMPISMTGIGLITMLSQLRGGYGLAGAVAATFALATAFCAPQVSRLVDRYGQGRVLPVAAMIGGGALLLLLLCTRLQAPDWTLFIFAALAGCMPNMSAMVRARWTEIYRGQPRLQTAFALESVLDEVCFILGPPISVGLCVLLFPEAGPLVGAILLAVGVTTFVLQKQTEPAIHAQLEQQGRWLITQPSVLVLMILLMAMGTIVGVVDVVSVAFAQHQGQPAAASIVLSVYAIGSCLAGLAFGALKLHMPLPRQFLLCGLATALTTLPLLWVGDILGLALAVFVSGLFFAPTLIVSMALVERVVPPSRLTEGMTWLITGLSIGVAIGAASSGWMIDQYGAPSGFWVALMAGAVVLAAAVLGYRRLG; this is translated from the coding sequence ATGGCAAACCCCTACGCCGAGTTGTTCCAGGCGCCAGGTTCCAGGGCTTTTGTATCGGCCGGCATGCTCGCGCGCATGCCGATTTCCATGACCGGTATCGGGTTGATCACCATGTTGTCCCAACTGCGTGGTGGTTATGGGCTGGCGGGCGCGGTGGCGGCCACCTTTGCCTTGGCGACGGCGTTTTGCGCGCCCCAGGTTTCACGGTTGGTAGACCGTTACGGCCAGGGCCGCGTATTACCGGTGGCGGCCATGATTGGCGGGGGAGCGTTGCTGCTGCTGTTGCTGTGTACCCGCTTGCAGGCGCCGGATTGGACCCTGTTTATCTTTGCCGCACTGGCCGGTTGCATGCCCAATATGTCGGCCATGGTGCGTGCGCGCTGGACCGAGATCTATCGTGGCCAGCCCCGTTTGCAAACCGCCTTTGCCTTGGAATCGGTGCTCGACGAGGTGTGCTTTATCCTAGGTCCACCGATATCGGTGGGGCTGTGCGTGCTGCTGTTTCCCGAAGCCGGGCCGCTGGTGGGGGCGATCTTGCTGGCGGTCGGTGTAACCACCTTCGTTCTGCAAAAACAGACTGAACCGGCGATTCACGCTCAGCTTGAGCAGCAGGGCCGCTGGTTGATTACCCAGCCTTCGGTATTGGTGTTGATGATCCTGCTGATGGCCATGGGCACTATTGTCGGTGTGGTGGACGTGGTCAGCGTAGCGTTCGCCCAGCATCAGGGCCAACCGGCGGCGGCGAGCATTGTGCTGTCGGTGTATGCCATTGGCTCGTGCCTGGCGGGGCTGGCTTTTGGTGCGTTGAAATTGCATATGCCGTTGCCCCGGCAGTTCCTGCTCTGTGGCCTGGCCACGGCGTTGACCACGCTGCCGTTGTTGTGGGTGGGGGATATCCTCGGGCTGGCGCTGGCGGTATTTGTGTCCGGGCTGTTTTTTGCGCCGACGCTGATTGTGTCCATGGCGCTGGTGGAGCGGGTCGTGCCCCCCAGCCGTCTGACCGAAGGCATGACCTGGCTGATCACCGGCCTGAGCATCGGCGTGGCCATCGGTGCGGCAAGTTCCGGCTGGATGATCGATCAATATGGCGCTCCCAGCGGGTTCTGGGTGGCGCTGATGGCCGGTGCGGTGGTGCTGGCGGCCGCCGTGTTGGGCTACCGCCGCCTGGGATGA
- a CDS encoding type II toxin-antitoxin system HicB family antitoxin has protein sequence MSNQLKHKGYIGSIEASVEDNCLFGKLLFIRALVSYEGQTVAQLEAAFREAVEDYLATCQTLGQAPEKPCKGSFNVRVGHDLHLAAALAATQKKVTLNDLTRQALNEFLRHHATDIHPALG, from the coding sequence ATGAGCAACCAGTTGAAACACAAAGGCTACATCGGCTCCATAGAAGCCAGCGTCGAGGACAATTGCCTGTTCGGCAAGCTGCTGTTTATCCGCGCCCTGGTCAGCTACGAAGGCCAGACCGTGGCCCAGTTGGAAGCGGCCTTTCGCGAAGCCGTGGAGGATTACCTGGCTACATGCCAGACACTCGGCCAGGCACCGGAAAAGCCCTGCAAAGGCTCATTCAATGTGCGGGTCGGCCATGATCTGCACCTGGCCGCGGCGCTGGCGGCGACGCAGAAAAAGGTCACGCTCAACGACCTGACGCGCCAGGCGTTGAACGAGTTCCTGCGTCATCACGCTACGGATATTCACCCCGCCCTGGGGTGA